In Thalassophryne amazonica chromosome 4, fThaAma1.1, whole genome shotgun sequence, a genomic segment contains:
- the scarf1 gene encoding scavenger receptor class F member 1 yields the protein MKRLLRALGALLCCSMSLSNTLDPDGKNVCQNISEPSKLVCCTGWRQAGRECTIPVCEGEDACLKDELCVYPGVCRCPPGYYGAHCKTSCPPEFWAPDCREVCKCYPHGRCHPVTGQCTCNANRWGPLCQFPCKCTRHGRCHPLHGNCSCDEGWWTPTCSKPCHCASGGSVSSACDQLTGRCQCCQGYWGQKCFSPCKCYLSPCHQRTGACECLEGWWGLSCNQPCNCDLAHSSCDPADGQCLCQPGYHDVYCNRSCEAGKYGRGCNMSCGHCKDGHRCSATDGVCAACKPGWNNTRCDRPCPAGYYGERCGKICPHCRNNEPCDAETGNCRRCDPGWTGPRCEEVCSDRMYGDDCSFRCSPCYHGNCHHVTGRCVCQAGFQGESCNSSCPALQYGLNCSSACDCGEGISCHPVTGTCLSSGRGALLAGVLVPLLLVLLAVLCCCLCCGGSPTDSKDRVTVGEGDVLARMKYHVYSVLANIGAALPCVSDWSSGLPRVTVSHHDPEVTFNHSFIEPPSYGWVTEGSSFDSDEEEGEALYCVPPREDIPAVAGGEFQEMASKCNMFLDPSGFSNEDIASPFNIPRTSSIAKSKRPSVSFAQGTRFSPKERRGSAQDSSTLPGHLRTKPKSTWGALMLSALQSQAGTAKTGEEGAPEGEKREDGVDGEEMDNQESNCEAADLENGHATSQVPVRSGQRCTTSNTAAHKGTPVPGPACDAQVGISDKVTTVYVTVGKAGRPVSKVESFSESPVQAMLRRLGSLQRQREQESDRPKNKSTEGMMKPPRRKLGARASMWEQGRHSGEVRVCKPIRKKHASFNSSDTVDAKDAPPSETGTPTRPLSSILKNIPAVVPADSGLDLKAEEANGQGSAFCTGQMEANYLTIGPAADSSNLTQDITDDGAEPNYENVFIKPPQPLTDRRGSDSNTDA from the exons ATGAAACGTCTCCTCAGAGCCCTCGGCGCTCTGCTCTGCTGCTCGATGTCCTTGTCAAATACTCTGGATCCTGATGGGAAGAACGTCTGCCAGAATATCAG TGAACCATCCAAACTGGTGTGTTGCACTGGATGGCGTCAGGCGGGAAGAGAGTGCACCATAC CTGTGTGTGAGGGTGAGGATGCCTGCCTGAAGGACGAACTGTGTGTGTATCCCGGAGTGTGTCGCTGCCCACCGGGCTACTACGGTGCTCACTGTAAAACCT CCTGCCCTCCTGAGTTTTGGGCACCAGATTGTCGTGAGGTGTGTAAGTGCTACCCACACGGCCGATGTCACCCTGTCACCGGCCAATGCACCTGCAACGCAAACCGCTGGGGTCCGCTGTGCCAGTTCCCTTGCAAGTGCACTCGCCACGGACGTTGTCACCCTCTGCACGGAAACTGCAGCTGTGATGAAGGCTGGTGGACGCCAACCTGCTCCAAACCATGCCACTGTGCCAGTGGGGGCTCAGTGAGCAGTGCATGTGACCAGCTAACAGGCCGGTGCCAGTGTTGCCAGGGGTACTGGGGGCAAAAGTGTTTTTCCCCTTGCAAGTGCTACCTGTCACCATGCCATCAGAGGACTGGAGCATGTGAGTGCCTGGAAGGATGGTGGGGGCTAAGCTGTAACCAGCCCTGTAACTGTGACCTGGCACACAGCAGCTGTGACCCGGCTGATGGACAATGCCTTTGTCAGCCAGGCTACCATGATGTCTACTGTAACCGGTCCTGTGAAGCTGGAAAGTATGGCAGAGGGTGTAACATGAG CTGTGGACACTGCAAAGACGGCCATCGCTGTTCTGCCACCGATGGTGTGTGTGCCGCCTGTAAGCCTGGTTGGAACAATACACGATGCGACCGCCCTTGCCCGGCTGGCTATTACGGAGAAAGGTGTGGCAAGATATGCCCACACTGCAGGAACAATGAGCCCTGTGATGCAGAAACTGGGAACTGTCGGAGGTGTGACCCTGGGTGGACTGGGCCCAG gTGTGAGGAGGTCTGCTCTGACAGGATGTATGGTGATGACTGCAGCTTCCGGTGTAGCCCTTGTTACCATGGTAACTGCCATCATGTGACAGGAAGATGTGTCTGTCAGGCTGGTTTTCAGGGAGAGAG TTGTAACAGCAGCTGTCCTGCGCTGCAGTATGGCCTCAACTGTTCCTCTGCCTGCGACTGTGGCGAGGGTATCAGCTGCCACCCAGTCACTGGCACCTGTCTCAGCA gtgGCCGTGGTGCTCTGTTAGCGGGGGTGCTGGTTCCTTTGCTCCTGGTGCTCCTTGCGGTGTTATGCTGCTGTTTGTGCTGTGGTGGAAGCCCCACTGATAGCAAAGATAG GGTGACAGTTGGTGAAGGAGACGTGTTAGCAAGGATGAAATATCATGTCTACAGTGTCCTCGCTAACATTGGTGCTGCCCTCCCTTGTGTCTCTGATTGGTCCTCGGGGCTGCCTCGCGTCACTG TATCTCACCATGATCCAGAGGTAACCTTCAACCACAGCTTCATTGAGCCACCATCATATGGATGGGTGACTGAGGGGTCGTCCTTCGACAGTGACGAGGAAGAGGGAGAGGCGCTCTATTGTGTTCCTCCAAGAGAAG ACATTCCAGCAGTGGCTGGTGGTGAGTTCCAGGAGATGGCCTCAAAATGTAACATGTTCTTAGACCCTTCAGGCTTCAGCAACGAAGACATCGCTTCACCCTTCAACATCCCACGTACCTCCAGCATTGCCAAGTCCAAGCGACCATCAGTTTCCTTTGCCCAGGGCACCCGTTTCAGCCCTAAGGAGAGGCGTGGCTCAGCTCAGGACTCCAGCACCCTCCCTGGACACCTTCGTACCAAACCTAAGTCTACCTGGGGGGCACTGATGCTCTCAGCTCTCCAAAGTCAGGCAGGAACAGCTAAAACTGGGGAGGAAGGTGCACCTGAAGGTGAGAAGAGGGAGGATGGGGTGGATGGAGAGGAAATGGACAACCAGGAATCAAATTGCGAGGCAGCAGATTTGGAAAATGGGCATGCCACTTCACAGGTACCTGTGAGATCAGGACAAAGATGTACCACATCCAACACTGCTGCTCATAAAGGAACACCAGTGCCTGGACCAGCCTGTGATGCTCAGGTTGGGATCTCAGATAAGGTCACCACAGTCTACGTGACCGTGGGGAAGGCAGGTCGACCTGTGTCGAAGGTAGAGTCCTTTTCTGAAAGCCCTGTTCAGGCTATGCTGCGGCGACTTGGCAGCCTTCAGAGACAAAGGGAGCAGGAGTCTGACAGACCCAAGAATAAAAGCACTGAAGGGATGATGAAACCACCCAGGAGGAAGCTTGGAGCTCGGGCAAGTATGTGGGAGCAGGGAAGACATTCTGGAGAGGTTCGTGTGTGCAAGCCCATCAGGAAGAAGCATGCTTCCTTCAACTCCTCTGACACAGTGGATGCTAAAGACGCACCACCATCTGAGACTGGAACGCCAACAAGGCCACTCTCATCCATTTTGAAGAACATCCCAGCAGTGGTTCCAGCAGACTCTGGATTAGACCTGAAAGCAGAAGAAGCCAATGGCCAGGGCAGTGCTTTCTGTACGGGACAAATGGAGgccaactacctgactataggaCCCGCAGCGGATAGTTCAAATCTCACTCAGGACATCACTGATGACGGTGCAGAACCGAACTATGAAAACGTCTTCATTAAACCCCCACAGCCTCTGACAGACCGCAGAGGGTCTGACTCAAATACAGACGCATGA